One Glycine max cultivar Williams 82 chromosome 3, Glycine_max_v4.0, whole genome shotgun sequence DNA window includes the following coding sequences:
- the LOC100799020 gene encoding uncharacterized protein, translating into MPHQSPKRELSPDGVEYNSPNKRPRTNTYQPQQEAKVKKKKNPFKKFVTEKIVAAKTMGVGVSGSSPAHTSSSNNLVPGTTPESTPKNDNQKTSHESTTSTVNSVGKSGASAGEVTDAPDDPQTPIQTTGSRQLQTTPLSIKSSTGSIPHVDSPGKSTRLQLFEAESGVKMDLRLGYGDYVVSIQKRSIISSSTYENRKEDANQLPQNPGMQFLPSEMLSNMIEKAGEQMFARYLEWLRDHHMLGKSSVPRIDYSDQ; encoded by the exons ATGCCTCATCAATCTCCAAAGAGGGAGCTATCCCCAGATGGCGTCGAGTATAATTCACCCAACAAGAGGCCAAGGACCAACACTTACCAACCACAACAAGAGGCCAAggtcaagaagaagaagaaccctTTCAAAAAGTTCGTCACAGAAAAAATAGTAGCCGCTAAGACAATGGGTGTAGGGGTTTCTGGTTCTTCTCCCGCACATACATCGTCAAGTAATAATTTAGTTCCAGGGACTACCCCCGAATCCACGCCAAAAAATGACAATCAAAAAACGTCTCACGAATCCACCACATCAACCGTTAATTCAGTGG GAAAATCAGGAGCTAGTGCTGGAGAAGTCACCGATGCACCAGATGATCCACAAACTCCTATTCAGACAACTGGTAGTCGTCAATTACAAACGACGCCACTCTCCATTAAGTCAAGCACTGGTAGCATACCACACGTTGATTCACCTG GTAAAAGTACGAGACTACAACTGTTTGAGGCAGAGTCAGGCGTCAAAATGGATCTTAGGTTGGGCTATGGAGATTATGTTGTGTCAATCCAGAAGAGGAGCATTATTTCAAGTTCAACTTATGAGAATAGAAAGGAAGACGCAAATCAATTGCCTCAAAACCCTGGCATGCAGTTTCTTCCATCTGAGATGCTTTCTAACATGATAGAGAAGGCCGGAGAGCAAATGTTCGCTAGGTACCTAGAATGGCTTCGGGATCATCATATGTTAGGAAAGTCCTCTGTACCCAGAATTGATTATTCTGACCAGTGA
- the LOC100798491 gene encoding UPF0481 protein At3g47200, giving the protein MPGQGDGMHRNVVVVEEDEEANLKKWLDFMQTMLGCLGSEGFEVEACSISLVPRQLRQSKEEAYTPQVVSIGPLHRGITSSTDLLYMEEIKWRCLLRLIERSKQDKEQVLRNCGKAMLEIDEIARASYNVQVKLNRYELAKIMVLDGCFLLELLIGGSTQLNEQLKCISSDSDSSLVTQAIESEKVLLDLIMLENQIPLVVLSTLSTNLFPNTFTGAASTRLIHEHALSIFGYSSSPDSNIINSPKFKGFHFLQLVHSFIDTENDAIWQQPTTELQIQIPDESPQKVKLERCATLLEAAGVTIKPAKAQYKAKTRFDLKVTFRDGKLRIPQLHITKTTEAKWRNLIAWELNSATLEKQRELKTDRISCQFISYAWFFQSLTCSVHDVKLLRDRKVITVEKERTDKGKKKKIMSNKDLMNLFLSITEEFPEVEIQVDSRFRHVIEKLNSYPTQEDRSMATCWKIIAYGVRGPSKIMWHFFRRFLTWIWCKWIEAYGILKRVYIPSGWRLIAVLAAAAGLALTAIQTYYSIRN; this is encoded by the coding sequence ATGCCGGGCCAGGGTGATGGTATGCATCGAAACGTGGTAGTAGTGGAGGAGGACGAAGAAGCGAATTTGAAGAAATGGCTTGATTTTATGCAAACGATGCTGGGTTGTTTGGGAAGCGAAGGTTTTGAAGTGGAAGCATGTAGCATTTCCCTTGTTCCACGGCAACTTCGACAATCGAAAGAGGAAGCTTACACGCCACAAGTGGTCTCCATAGGACCCCTACACAGGGGAATTACCAGCAGCACGGACCTACTATACATGGAAGAGATCAAATGGCGCTGCTTGCTGCGTCTCATTGAACGATCCAAACAAGACAAAGAGCAAGTCTTGAGGAATTGCGGCAAAGCAATGTTGGAGATAGATGAAATAGCTCGCGCTAGCTACAACGTTCAAGTTAAGTTGAACCGCTACGAGCTCGCTAAAATCATGGTGTTGGATGGCTGTTTCCTGCTGGAGCTTCTCATCGGTGGATCAACCCAACTAAACGAACAATTAAAGTGCATCTCATCAGATAGTGATTCTTCTCTTGTGACTCAAGCCATAGAAAGCGAAAAGGTGTTGTTGGATTTGATCATGCTTGAAAACCAGATTCCCCTGGTGGTTCTCTCTACTTTGTCTACAAACCTTTTTCCCAATACTTTTACAGGGGCTGCTAGTACCAGACTGATACATGAGCATGCGCTTTCTATCTTTGGCTACAGTAGTTCTCCGGATTCCAACATTATCAACTCCCCCAAGTTCAAAGGCTTTCATTTTCTTCAACTTGTTCACTCCTTCATAGACACGGAAAATGATGCTATCTGGCAGCAACCAACCACGGAATTGCAAATACAGATTCCGGATGAAAGTCCTCAAAAAGTAAAACTAGAGCGATGTGCTACTTTGCTCGAAGCAGCTGGGGTTACAATTAAACCAGCAAAGGCACAGTACAAGGCTAAGACTAGGTTTGACTTGAAGGTAACATTCAGAGACGGGAAACTAAGAATTCCGCAGCTACATATTACCAAAACCACCGAAGCAAAGTGGAGGAACTTAATTGCTTGGGAGCTGAACAGTGCTACCCTAGAAAAACAGCGCGAGTTGAAAACAGACAGAATTAGCTGTCAATTCATTTCTTATGCTTGGTTCTTTCAAAGTTTGACTTGTTCCGTCCACGACGTTAAACTTCTTCGCGATAGAAAGGTTATAACGGTAGAAAAAGAGAGGACTGACAaaggcaaaaagaaaaaaataatgagcaACAAGGATTTAATGAATTTGTTTCTCAGTATCACAGAGGAATTTCCTGAGGTTGAGATTCAAGTGGATTCCCGGTTTCGTCATGTAATTGAGAAATTGAACTCGTACCCAACTCAAGAAGATCGTTCCATGGCAACTTGTTGGAAAATCATCGCATATGGTGTCAGGGGACCCAGTAAAATCATGTGGCATTTTTTCAGACGCTTTCTAACATGGATTTGGTGCAAATGGATTGAGGCATATGGGATTTTGAAACGTGTTTATATCCCTAGCGGCTGGAGACTAATAGCGGTGCTTGCTGCTGCGGCGGGGCTTGCCCTCACTGCCATTCAGACATATTATTCAATCCGCAACTAG